In Cetobacterium sp. ZOR0034, a genomic segment contains:
- a CDS encoding helix-turn-helix domain-containing protein — MSIGERIKKSRNEKSLSLRELATMVDLSASFLSQIEQGKASPSIENLKKIANSLDVRVSYLIEDEEVKKNSDLIRAKERKFVESVDSNTTLSLLTSSNIEKSMEPILYEIGPGGESGRSYYTHPGEEFIFVLEGSIDIYIEEAVHNLHEGDSFYFKSSQKHRFKNNTDKRARALWVVNPPTF; from the coding sequence GTGAGTATAGGAGAGAGAATAAAAAAGAGCAGAAATGAAAAATCATTATCATTAAGAGAGTTGGCAACAATGGTCGATTTATCAGCTAGCTTTTTATCACAAATAGAACAAGGAAAAGCATCTCCTTCAATTGAAAATTTGAAGAAAATAGCAAACTCATTAGACGTAAGAGTTAGTTATCTAATTGAAGATGAAGAGGTAAAGAAAAATTCTGATTTAATTAGAGCAAAAGAGAGAAAATTTGTAGAGAGTGTGGATTCGAATACAACATTATCACTTTTAACATCATCAAATATAGAGAAGAGCATGGAGCCAATTTTATATGAGATTGGGCCAGGAGGAGAAAGCGGAAGAAGCTATTATACACATCCTGGAGAGGAGTTTATATTTGTTCTTGAAGGGAGTATTGATATATATATAGAGGAAGCTGTACACAACTTACACGAAGGAGATAGCTTCTACTTTAAATCTAGTCAAAAGCATAGATTTAAAAATAATACAGATAAAAGAGCAAGAGCTCTTTGGGTGGTAAATCCACCTACATTCTAA